The following are encoded in a window of Flavobacterium cupriresistens genomic DNA:
- a CDS encoding polyribonucleotide nucleotidyltransferase, producing MIPQLFVEKIDLGDGRSITIETGRLAKQADGSVVVRMGDTMLLATAVSARTANPNVDFLPLTVDYREKFAAAGRFPGGFFKREARPSDNEVLTMRLVDRVLRPLFPDDYHAETQVMIQLMSHDEEVMPDALAGLAASAALAVSDIPFYNLISEVRVARIDGKFVINPSREDLAKSDIDMMIGASLDSVAMVEGEMKEISEAEMVEAIKFAHEAIKVQINAQLRLQAAFGKKEIRTYEGEKENEEIYKKVKAAAYDKIYAIAKVGSAKHERSAAFAEVKEEVKALFTEEELAADGDLVSKYFYKTNKEAVRNVVLELGVRLDGRKTTDIRPIWCETDYLPRVHGSALFTRGETQALATVTLGTSREANQIDSPSEQGEEKFYLHYNFPPFSTGEAKPLRGTSRREVGHGNLAQRALKNMIPVDCPYTIRIVSEVLESNGSSSMATVCAGTMALMDAGVQMVKPVSGIAMGLITDGEKFAVLSDILGDEDHLGDMDFKVTGTADGITACQMDIKIDGLRYDIMEQALNQARDGRLHILGKLTETIATPRGDVKAYAPKIITRTIPGNFIGALIGPGGKVIQELQKATGTTIVINEVDEQGVIEILGTDPAGIEAVLAKIQSITFKPQLGEAYDVKVIKMLDFGAVVEYLAAPGNEVLLHVSELAWERTENVADVVKMGDVFQVKYLGVDPKTKKEKVSKKALVPRPPREEKKE from the coding sequence ATGATTCCACAATTATTTGTAGAAAAAATCGATTTAGGTGATGGCAGAAGCATCACAATCGAGACAGGACGTTTGGCTAAACAAGCGGATGGTTCTGTAGTAGTAAGAATGGGCGACACGATGTTACTTGCGACAGCAGTTTCAGCACGTACCGCTAACCCTAATGTTGATTTTTTACCTTTAACGGTAGATTATCGCGAAAAATTTGCTGCAGCTGGTCGTTTCCCTGGAGGTTTCTTCAAAAGAGAAGCAAGACCAAGCGACAATGAAGTATTAACAATGAGATTAGTAGACCGTGTTTTACGTCCACTTTTCCCAGACGATTACCATGCAGAAACTCAGGTTATGATTCAATTAATGTCTCATGACGAAGAAGTTATGCCAGATGCATTAGCTGGTTTAGCTGCCTCTGCGGCTTTAGCTGTTTCTGATATTCCATTTTACAACTTAATTTCAGAAGTTCGTGTTGCACGTATCGACGGAAAATTTGTAATTAACCCAAGTAGAGAAGATTTAGCAAAATCAGACATCGACATGATGATTGGTGCTTCTTTGGATTCTGTTGCTATGGTTGAAGGTGAGATGAAAGAAATTTCAGAAGCTGAAATGGTAGAAGCAATTAAATTTGCTCACGAAGCTATTAAAGTTCAGATTAACGCACAATTACGCTTACAAGCTGCTTTTGGTAAAAAAGAAATTCGTACTTACGAAGGTGAGAAAGAAAACGAAGAAATTTACAAAAAAGTAAAAGCTGCTGCATACGATAAAATTTACGCTATTGCGAAAGTTGGATCTGCTAAACACGAAAGAAGTGCTGCATTTGCTGAAGTAAAAGAAGAAGTAAAAGCTTTATTTACAGAAGAAGAATTAGCTGCTGATGGAGATTTAGTTTCTAAATACTTCTACAAAACAAACAAAGAAGCAGTTCGTAATGTAGTATTAGAATTAGGTGTTCGTTTAGATGGTAGAAAAACAACTGACATCAGACCAATTTGGTGTGAGACTGATTATTTACCAAGAGTTCACGGTTCTGCTTTGTTTACACGTGGAGAAACTCAAGCTTTGGCTACAGTAACTTTAGGAACTTCAAGAGAAGCAAACCAAATCGATTCTCCTTCTGAGCAAGGTGAAGAGAAATTCTACCTGCACTATAACTTCCCTCCTTTCTCTACTGGTGAAGCAAAACCACTAAGAGGAACTTCAAGAAGAGAAGTTGGTCACGGTAACTTGGCACAAAGAGCTTTAAAAAACATGATCCCTGTTGATTGTCCATATACAATTCGTATTGTTTCTGAAGTTTTAGAATCTAACGGTTCTTCTTCTATGGCAACAGTTTGTGCCGGAACTATGGCGCTTATGGATGCAGGAGTTCAAATGGTAAAACCAGTTTCTGGAATTGCTATGGGATTAATTACTGACGGTGAGAAGTTTGCTGTTTTGTCTGATATTTTAGGTGATGAAGATCACTTAGGTGATATGGACTTTAAAGTAACCGGTACTGCTGATGGTATCACTGCTTGTCAAATGGACATCAAAATTGATGGTTTACGTTATGACATTATGGAGCAGGCTTTAAATCAAGCTCGTGACGGTCGTTTGCATATTTTAGGTAAATTAACTGAAACTATTGCTACTCCAAGAGGTGATGTAAAAGCATACGCACCAAAAATCATTACCAGAACTATTCCTGGAAACTTTATTGGCGCTTTAATTGGACCTGGAGGAAAAGTAATTCAAGAATTACAAAAAGCTACCGGAACAACTATCGTGATTAACGAAGTTGATGAGCAAGGTGTTATTGAAATTTTAGGTACAGATCCTGCAGGAATTGAAGCAGTATTGGCAAAAATCCAATCGATTACTTTCAAACCACAATTAGGAGAAGCTTACGATGTAAAAGTGATCAAAATGCTTGATTTTGGAGCTGTAGTAGAATATCTTGCTGCACCTGGAAACGAAGTATTACTTCACGTATCTGAATTAGCTTGGGAACGTACTGAAAACGTTGCTGATGTAGTTAAAATGGGAGATGTTTTCCAAGTAAAATACTTAGGAGTTGACCCTAAAACTAAAAAAGAAAAAGTGTCTAAAAAAGCGCTTGTTCCAAGACCTCCACGTGAGGAGAAAAAAGAGTAA
- the rpsO gene encoding 30S ribosomal protein S15 produces the protein MYLTKEKKEEIFAQHGDAKNTGKAEGQIALFTYRISHLTEHLKKNRHDYNTERSLVLLVGKRRALLDYLKKTEINRYREIIKVLNIRK, from the coding sequence ATGTATTTAACTAAGGAAAAAAAAGAAGAAATCTTCGCACAACACGGTGATGCTAAAAACACTGGAAAAGCAGAAGGTCAGATTGCATTGTTCACTTACAGAATTTCACACTTAACTGAACACTTGAAAAAAAATCGTCACGATTATAACACTGAGCGTTCTCTTGTACTATTAGTAGGTAAAAGAAGAGCTTTGTTGGACTACTTGAAAAAGACAGAGATCAACAGATATCGTGAGATTATCAAAGTATTGAATATCAGAAAATAA
- a CDS encoding GAF domain-containing protein → MTFQELQPKISAIVADTAAVRDEKLLSICKLLNENVEYYNWVGFYFANHENKTLHLGPYIGAETDHTVIPFGKGICGQVAESNANFVVPDVAAQDNYIACSFTVKSEIVVPLFVNGLNIGQIDIDSHVIDPFTEADERFLEFVNQEVAKLF, encoded by the coding sequence ATGACATTTCAGGAATTACAACCAAAAATAAGCGCTATTGTAGCTGATACAGCTGCTGTTAGAGACGAAAAATTACTATCGATCTGTAAACTATTGAACGAAAACGTTGAATATTACAACTGGGTAGGGTTTTATTTTGCCAATCACGAAAACAAGACCCTTCATTTGGGTCCATATATAGGAGCAGAAACGGATCATACGGTGATTCCTTTTGGAAAAGGAATTTGCGGTCAGGTTGCCGAAAGCAATGCTAATTTTGTTGTACCGGATGTTGCGGCGCAAGACAATTATATCGCTTGCAGTTTTACTGTGAAATCAGAAATTGTAGTTCCATTATTTGTTAACGGACTCAATATTGGTCAAATTGACATTGACAGCCATGTTATTGATCCGTTTACAGAGGCTGACGAAAGGTTTTTAGAATTTGTGAATCAAGAAGTTGCAAAATTATTCTAA
- the xrtF gene encoding exosortase family protein XrtF: protein MKKYFLQFKPFLIFIGTFFAAYIGFTLVYKFYLDSFDTTDVDGITAVVSHNVDWLLGLFNCDSKIFKSPLNPYFEVWYNAKFTLRIVEGCNAVSVTILFVSFVLAFSGKLKTTLGFILFGVFLIYVLNVIRIALLTVLLFRFPEQEHILHGVLFPLIIYGLVFSLWVFWVNKFSKYAK, encoded by the coding sequence TTGAAAAAATATTTCCTGCAATTTAAACCGTTTCTGATTTTTATAGGCACTTTTTTCGCTGCCTATATCGGATTTACGTTAGTTTATAAATTTTATTTAGATAGTTTTGACACAACTGATGTTGATGGGATAACGGCTGTTGTTAGTCATAATGTAGATTGGCTGTTGGGATTGTTTAATTGTGATAGTAAAATTTTTAAAAGCCCTTTAAATCCCTATTTTGAGGTTTGGTACAATGCTAAATTTACGCTCAGAATAGTGGAGGGATGTAATGCGGTAAGTGTTACGATTCTGTTTGTTTCTTTTGTATTAGCGTTTTCAGGGAAATTAAAAACAACTTTAGGTTTTATTCTGTTCGGTGTTTTTTTAATTTATGTTCTGAATGTAATTCGAATTGCATTATTAACGGTTTTATTATTTCGTTTCCCAGAGCAAGAACATATTCTTCATGGTGTTCTTTTTCCTTTAATAATTTACGGGTTGGTTTTTAGCTTATGGGTTTTTTGGGTGAATAAATTTTCAAAGTATGCTAAATAA
- a CDS encoding exosortase F system-associated membrane protein codes for MLNKIRDHKFKILFSIIIIVGFGLIRAFEKTLFYDPFLVYFSSDFKTSAFPEVDAFKLFCGLLFRYFLNSVLSLILIYVLFRDKEMLKFSAFLYSCFLVVLFGMFFVIVAYFPDGGWLLFYVRRFIIQPIFVLLFIPAFYYQMQNLKK; via the coding sequence ATGCTAAATAAAATAAGAGATCATAAGTTCAAAATTCTGTTTTCGATTATTATTATAGTAGGCTTTGGCTTGATAAGAGCTTTTGAAAAGACATTGTTTTATGATCCTTTCCTGGTTTATTTCAGTTCTGATTTCAAAACTTCGGCTTTCCCTGAAGTAGATGCTTTTAAACTTTTTTGTGGACTTTTGTTTCGGTATTTTTTAAATTCTGTTTTATCACTGATCCTTATTTATGTGTTATTTCGGGACAAAGAAATGCTGAAGTTCAGTGCGTTTTTATACAGCTGTTTTCTGGTAGTTCTCTTTGGGATGTTTTTTGTAATTGTTGCCTATTTTCCCGACGGAGGATGGTTGCTTTTTTACGTGAGAAGATTTATTATTCAGCCCATATTTGTCTTGCTTTTTATTCCTGCGTTTTATTATCAGATGCAAAACTTAAAAAAATAA
- a CDS encoding HYC_CC_PP family protein: MNLKKCTGLFLAFLLLVSNIGFAFDVHYCGGKIASVSLNTASSVAPEKKCCGISEKKSSCCKDKVVRFEKKSDDATFKMFFFQIAFPAVIEDFKPIAFLSLPGFKNKQITSYYSDANAPPLYKLYSQYIFYS, encoded by the coding sequence ATGAATCTAAAGAAGTGCACAGGATTATTTTTAGCTTTCCTATTGTTGGTTTCCAACATCGGGTTTGCTTTTGATGTGCATTATTGTGGAGGCAAGATTGCTTCGGTTTCTTTAAATACTGCGAGTTCTGTTGCTCCGGAAAAGAAATGTTGTGGCATTTCAGAAAAAAAATCATCCTGTTGTAAAGACAAAGTGGTTCGTTTTGAGAAAAAATCAGACGATGCTACCTTTAAGATGTTCTTTTTTCAAATTGCTTTTCCTGCCGTAATTGAAGATTTTAAACCAATTGCCTTTCTTTCGCTTCCAGGTTTCAAAAACAAGCAGATTACTTCGTATTATTCTGATGCGAATGCACCCCCTTTATACAAATTATACAGTCAGTACATTTTCTACTCCTGA
- a CDS encoding TonB-dependent receptor plug domain-containing protein: MQKNILLFAVFLLSVSVFSQEDLQEVKITKKQKGIKKSYTVTANTSVITSKELLKAACCNLAESFETNPSIDVNFSDALTGTKQIKMLGLTSPYLMITEENIPSVRGASQAYGLSFTPGTWIESVQITKGAGSVINGYESISGQINTELLKPLNDDPFFLNFYGSTDSRFELNTHFNKKISDKWATSLFLHGNTRVAKNDMNKDGFLDNPLGKQINILNRYQYYDAESGLVSFINFRYMNDKKQTGEVDFDKDRDRGTTSYWGSEINTERFDVSSKIGYVFPDMPFQSIGFQNAFNSHNQESYFGLNQYNIKQSSYYSNLIFNSIINNTKHKFTTGLNFSYDRYQEFVNVNDYSRIDNSVGAFFEYTYDNTDNFSLILGGRVDSHNRLGVFVTPRLHLRYNPWEYGVLRFSAGRGKRSANIFAENQQLFASSRTFSILDNSGKIYGLNPEIAWNYGVSFSQKFKLFNKNAEAGFDFYRTDFQNQVVVDVMQSPQEVLFYNLKGKSFANSLQVEFNLELIHNLNLRTAYKYYDIQTDYLRGTFQRPLQAKHRFLGNLEYETALNNDKQWKFDYTFNWSGKQQLPYTASNPAADQFANFSPSYAVMNVQVTRVFSPVFEVYIGGENIGNYKQEKAILGADDPFGPNFDASIAYAPIFGQMFYAGLRFRIK; the protein is encoded by the coding sequence ATGCAAAAAAATATACTGCTTTTTGCGGTGTTTTTGCTTTCCGTTTCTGTTTTTTCACAGGAAGATTTACAGGAAGTAAAGATCACAAAAAAGCAAAAAGGAATTAAAAAATCCTATACCGTCACTGCTAATACAAGTGTTATTACAAGTAAAGAATTATTAAAAGCTGCTTGTTGTAACCTTGCTGAGAGCTTTGAAACGAATCCGTCTATTGACGTAAATTTTTCGGATGCTTTAACAGGAACAAAGCAAATAAAAATGCTGGGTTTAACGAGTCCGTATTTAATGATTACTGAAGAAAATATTCCTTCAGTGCGTGGGGCTTCACAGGCTTATGGATTGTCTTTTACGCCGGGTACCTGGATTGAAAGCGTGCAGATTACCAAAGGAGCCGGAAGCGTTATTAACGGTTATGAAAGTATCTCCGGACAGATAAATACGGAACTTTTAAAGCCTTTAAACGATGATCCGTTTTTTCTGAACTTTTACGGATCTACTGATTCTCGTTTTGAATTGAATACTCATTTCAATAAAAAAATATCGGATAAATGGGCAACAAGTCTTTTTCTTCATGGAAATACCCGTGTTGCAAAAAATGATATGAATAAGGATGGTTTTCTGGATAATCCCTTAGGAAAACAAATCAATATTCTGAATCGGTATCAGTATTATGATGCCGAAAGTGGTTTGGTAAGTTTTATCAATTTCAGGTATATGAATGATAAAAAACAAACCGGAGAAGTAGATTTTGATAAAGACAGAGACAGAGGAACAACAAGTTATTGGGGTTCGGAAATCAATACAGAACGTTTTGATGTTTCGTCAAAAATTGGATATGTTTTTCCGGATATGCCTTTTCAGAGTATTGGATTTCAGAATGCTTTCAACAGTCATAATCAGGAGTCTTACTTTGGTTTGAATCAATACAATATCAAACAAAGCAGTTATTATTCGAATTTAATTTTCAATTCGATTATCAATAATACCAAGCACAAATTTACAACCGGTTTGAATTTTTCGTACGATCGTTACCAGGAGTTTGTAAATGTGAATGATTACAGCAGAATTGATAATTCGGTTGGAGCATTTTTTGAATACACCTATGATAATACAGATAATTTTAGTCTGATTTTAGGGGGTAGAGTGGACAGTCATAACCGACTGGGCGTTTTTGTAACACCACGTTTACACTTGCGATATAATCCTTGGGAGTATGGAGTACTTCGTTTTTCGGCAGGACGAGGGAAACGTTCGGCTAATATCTTTGCCGAAAACCAACAGCTTTTTGCCAGTTCAAGAACCTTTTCTATTTTAGATAATAGTGGAAAAATTTATGGATTGAATCCTGAAATTGCCTGGAATTATGGGGTGAGTTTTTCTCAAAAGTTTAAATTGTTTAATAAAAATGCCGAAGCAGGTTTTGATTTCTACCGAACCGATTTTCAAAATCAGGTCGTTGTTGATGTCATGCAAAGTCCTCAGGAGGTTTTGTTTTATAATTTAAAAGGAAAGTCGTTTGCGAATAGTTTACAGGTGGAATTTAATTTGGAGTTGATTCACAATCTGAATCTGAGAACGGCTTATAAATACTACGACATTCAAACCGATTATTTAAGAGGAACTTTTCAACGTCCTTTACAAGCAAAACATCGTTTTTTAGGAAATCTGGAATATGAAACGGCTTTGAACAATGATAAACAGTGGAAGTTTGATTATACGTTTAACTGGTCGGGAAAACAGCAATTGCCTTATACGGCATCTAATCCTGCTGCAGATCAGTTTGCTAATTTTTCGCCTTCATATGCGGTTATGAATGTTCAGGTGACTCGTGTTTTTTCTCCTGTATTTGAAGTTTACATAGGTGGAGAAAACATAGGGAATTATAAACAGGAAAAAGCAATTCTGGGAGCCGATGATCCTTTTGGTCCCAACTTTGATGCTTCAATTGCATACGCGCCAATTTTTGGACAGATGTTTTATGCGGGATTGCGATTTAGAATAAAATAA
- a CDS encoding heavy-metal-associated domain-containing protein, with protein MNKIILIALVTFLGFSAQAQTKKNKNLKYTTEVNGNCEQCKKRIEKAAFSVPGVKTASWDISSHQLTVILNEEKSSPADLNKAIAKVGHDTKEEKATQTDYDNLHSCCKYVREE; from the coding sequence ATGAACAAAATAATTTTAATTGCACTGGTAACCTTTTTAGGATTTTCTGCTCAGGCACAAACTAAGAAAAATAAGAATTTAAAATACACTACAGAGGTAAACGGTAATTGTGAACAATGTAAAAAGCGTATTGAAAAAGCGGCTTTTAGTGTGCCGGGAGTAAAAACCGCTTCTTGGGATATTAGTTCGCATCAGCTTACTGTGATTTTAAATGAGGAGAAATCTTCTCCGGCAGATTTAAATAAGGCAATTGCTAAAGTTGGACATGATACCAAAGAGGAAAAAGCAACCCAAACCGATTATGATAATTTGCACAGCTGTTGCAAGTATGTAAGAGAGGAATAA
- a CDS encoding DedA family protein, with product MNNFDWTQLINPEFYITLSVGGVQIGLYIVLFIVFAETGLFAGFFLPGDSLLFLAGIYSRDLVESVVHIPGDFINVFLLSLLVAIMGVLGNMTGYWFGAKSGYYLFKKEDSFWFKKKYLLQSKDFFEKYGGKAIIYARFLPIFRTFAPIIAGIVSMDKKKFMFYNILSSFLWSFILIFSGHYLYGVFLKEGIDLKQHIEYIIIIIIIISTLPVLLKILKKRPSENI from the coding sequence ATGAATAATTTTGACTGGACTCAATTAATAAACCCTGAATTTTATATTACATTAAGTGTCGGAGGGGTTCAAATTGGGTTGTATATTGTTCTGTTTATAGTATTCGCTGAGACAGGACTTTTTGCAGGTTTTTTTCTGCCTGGAGATAGCTTACTTTTTTTGGCAGGGATTTACAGTCGTGATTTGGTTGAAAGCGTTGTTCACATACCGGGAGATTTTATCAATGTATTTTTGCTTTCTCTTTTGGTTGCTATAATGGGAGTTTTAGGAAATATGACGGGATATTGGTTTGGAGCCAAAAGCGGTTATTACCTATTTAAAAAAGAAGATTCATTCTGGTTCAAAAAGAAATATTTATTGCAATCAAAAGACTTCTTTGAGAAATATGGTGGTAAAGCTATTATCTACGCTCGTTTCCTTCCAATCTTTAGAACTTTTGCCCCAATCATTGCCGGAATAGTTTCTATGGATAAAAAGAAATTCATGTTTTATAACATACTGAGTTCATTTCTTTGGTCGTTTATTTTGATCTTCTCTGGACATTATTTATACGGTGTCTTTTTAAAAGAAGGAATAGATTTAAAACAACATATTGAATATATAATCATCATAATTATTATCATTTCAACCTTGCCGGTCTTACTTAAAATTTTAAAGAAAAGACCAAGTGAGAATATCTAA
- the rodA gene encoding rod shape-determining protein RodA, whose amino-acid sequence MRNQSVKNNIDWISVVIYAILVVLGWLNIYSSSLLSTDGTYEKQLIFIACTIPLIFVVLFVDGKFYEKYATIIFGVSLLSLAGLFLFGKTIAGQRCWYAIGSFTIQPSEFAKAATSLALAKYLSDSQINLKETNRQIQALAIVFLPVLLILPQPDPGSALIYSIFIVVLFREGLPAWYVWTGFLAILLFVLTLVLEPYVVILISLGVLTIIHFKGRVVDRNLLLSGILLAIVSCFVLSVDYVFDNVFKQHHRDRFNILLGKTVDMKGIGYNTNQSEIAIGSGGWIGKGFLEGTQTKGGFVPEQHTDYIFTTVGEEWGFLGSMVVIALFVGLFLRVIYLAERQKTKFSRVYGYCVAGILFTHFFVNIAMVAGIFPTIGVPLPFFSYGGSGLWGFTILLFIFLKMDANKVNEW is encoded by the coding sequence ATGAGAAATCAAAGTGTAAAAAATAATATTGACTGGATAAGTGTGGTCATCTATGCTATATTGGTAGTTTTAGGATGGCTGAACATTTATTCTTCTTCATTATTATCTACTGATGGCACTTATGAAAAGCAATTAATATTTATTGCCTGTACGATACCTTTAATATTTGTTGTTCTTTTTGTAGATGGTAAATTCTACGAAAAGTATGCTACTATTATTTTTGGCGTCTCTTTATTATCATTAGCCGGATTATTTCTTTTTGGAAAAACGATCGCCGGTCAGAGATGTTGGTATGCCATTGGAAGTTTTACCATACAACCTTCTGAGTTTGCAAAAGCAGCAACATCCTTAGCTTTAGCGAAATATTTAAGCGATAGTCAAATCAATTTAAAAGAAACCAACAGACAGATTCAGGCTTTAGCCATTGTTTTTCTGCCGGTTCTTCTGATCTTGCCACAACCTGACCCGGGAAGCGCCTTGATATACAGTATTTTTATTGTGGTTTTATTTAGAGAAGGTCTACCTGCATGGTATGTCTGGACAGGATTTTTGGCCATCCTATTATTCGTACTTACACTCGTTCTGGAACCTTACGTTGTGATATTAATTTCACTAGGTGTTTTGACCATCATCCATTTTAAAGGCCGAGTTGTAGATCGAAACCTTCTTTTAAGCGGAATCTTACTCGCTATTGTTTCCTGTTTTGTTTTATCTGTTGATTATGTTTTCGACAATGTCTTCAAGCAGCACCACAGGGATCGTTTTAATATTCTTTTAGGAAAAACGGTAGACATGAAAGGTATTGGATACAACACCAATCAATCTGAAATTGCTATCGGATCCGGTGGTTGGATAGGAAAAGGTTTTCTGGAAGGAACTCAAACCAAAGGAGGCTTTGTACCCGAACAACATACGGATTACATTTTTACAACCGTTGGTGAAGAATGGGGATTTCTAGGCTCAATGGTTGTTATTGCTCTTTTTGTTGGATTATTTCTAAGAGTCATTTACTTAGCCGAAAGACAAAAAACAAAATTCAGCCGCGTATACGGATATTGTGTTGCCGGAATTTTATTCACACACTTTTTCGTAAACATTGCCATGGTTGCCGGAATTTTCCCGACAATCGGGGTTCCTCTGCCCTTCTTTTCTTATGGAGGCTCCGGACTCTGGGGATTCACTATTTTGTTGTTTATCTTCTTAAAAATGGATGCCAATAAGGTTAATGAATGGTAG
- the mrdA gene encoding penicillin-binding protein 2 — translation MRKVLLPSLIIIAASLLVIRIFYLQIIDDSFKLKSENNAIKKVYDYPERGYIYDRYGKLMVANQASYDIMVIPREIKENININELCTLLNITKEDYEKKIAKAKVYSPRLPSVFLPQLNKSEFAAFQEKIRKFEGFYFQKRSLRDYEVDYGANIFGFITQVNERLIAKNPYYNSGDLIGKQGVEESYEEILRGIKGVKYIQKDKYNREIGSYKEGKYDTIAVAGEDINLTIDAELQKYGEELMINKRGGIVAIEPKTGEILALVTAPSYDPGILVGRQRSKNYTLLYHDSIAKPLYDRGLLAEYPPGSPFKILTGLVALQEGVINEQTTFMCHHGFSYGRGRFMKCHGFGPHQLHNGIYNSCNTYFAQSYMLTINKYKNPGQAVDIWSNHVKSFGLGQFMGYDLPTGKRGNIPTSKTYKKIYPNGGWRSTTIVSNSIGQGEVLMTPIQLANMMATVANQGYYYTPHIIKKIEGKKIDAKFTTRHETTIDKKYFPPVISGLFDVYNKGTAYSLRVEGIDICGKTGTAENFAKINGKRTQLKDHSIFVAFAPKDNPKIAIAIMIENGGFGATVAGPIASLMIEKYLRRKITSRNDLEVRVLNKSLVAEYAKLGGMKEASAIESTPKDSILKAKIIVPKTVTPKTEIKKTTVDTTKEN, via the coding sequence ATGAGAAAAGTTCTGCTGCCCTCTTTAATTATTATTGCAGCATCTTTGCTAGTGATCAGGATATTTTATTTGCAAATTATAGATGATTCTTTCAAATTAAAATCAGAAAATAATGCGATAAAAAAAGTGTATGACTATCCTGAAAGAGGTTACATATACGATCGATATGGCAAATTAATGGTTGCCAATCAGGCTTCTTATGACATCATGGTTATTCCACGCGAAATCAAAGAAAACATTAATATTAATGAACTTTGCACGCTGTTGAATATCACAAAAGAGGATTACGAAAAAAAAATAGCAAAAGCCAAAGTATACAGTCCAAGGTTACCTTCTGTATTTTTACCTCAATTAAACAAATCCGAATTTGCTGCTTTTCAGGAGAAAATCAGAAAATTTGAAGGTTTCTATTTCCAAAAAAGATCCCTTAGAGATTACGAAGTAGATTACGGAGCTAATATCTTTGGATTCATCACACAGGTGAATGAAAGATTAATTGCCAAAAACCCGTATTACAACAGTGGTGATTTGATCGGTAAACAAGGGGTCGAAGAAAGCTACGAGGAAATTTTACGCGGAATAAAAGGGGTAAAATACATTCAAAAAGACAAATATAACAGAGAAATCGGCTCTTATAAAGAAGGGAAATACGATACTATTGCAGTAGCCGGAGAAGACATTAATTTAACCATTGATGCTGAACTTCAGAAATACGGCGAAGAATTAATGATCAATAAAAGAGGAGGAATTGTTGCGATTGAGCCTAAAACCGGTGAAATTCTTGCATTAGTTACTGCTCCTTCTTATGATCCCGGTATTTTAGTTGGAAGACAACGATCTAAAAACTATACGCTTTTGTATCATGACTCGATCGCCAAACCATTGTACGACAGAGGTCTTTTAGCAGAATACCCTCCCGGTTCGCCTTTTAAAATCTTAACCGGATTGGTCGCTTTACAGGAAGGTGTCATCAATGAGCAAACTACTTTTATGTGCCATCACGGTTTTAGTTATGGTAGAGGTCGTTTTATGAAATGTCACGGTTTTGGTCCACATCAATTGCACAACGGAATTTACAATTCGTGTAATACGTATTTCGCTCAGTCGTACATGTTAACGATTAACAAATACAAAAACCCGGGACAAGCGGTTGACATTTGGAGCAATCACGTAAAAAGTTTTGGATTAGGTCAGTTTATGGGGTATGATTTACCTACGGGTAAGAGAGGAAACATTCCAACTTCTAAAACCTACAAAAAAATATATCCAAACGGTGGTTGGAGAAGTACAACAATTGTATCAAACTCTATTGGTCAGGGAGAGGTTTTAATGACCCCAATTCAGCTGGCCAATATGATGGCGACCGTTGCTAATCAGGGTTATTATTACACGCCTCATATCATTAAAAAAATTGAAGGAAAAAAAATAGACGCTAAATTCACCACCAGACACGAGACTACGATAGACAAAAAATATTTTCCTCCCGTGATCAGTGGTTTGTTTGATGTGTACAATAAAGGAACGGCTTATTCTTTAAGAGTAGAAGGAATTGATATTTGTGGAAAAACAGGTACAGCAGAAAACTTTGCCAAAATCAACGGAAAAAGAACACAGCTTAAAGATCACTCTATATTTGTTGCATTTGCCCCTAAGGACAATCCGAAGATTGCAATTGCTATTATGATTGAAAACGGAGGTTTTGGAGCAACAGTTGCAGGTCCTATTGCCAGTTTGATGATAGAAAAATACTTACGTAGAAAAATCACTTCAAGAAATGATTTAGAAGTTCGTGTTTTAAACAAAAGTTTGGTAGCGGAATATGCAAAATTAGGAGGAATGAAAGAAGCAAGCGCAATAGAATCCACCCCTAAAGACTCCATCTTAAAAGCTAAGATTATTGTTCCAAAAACAGTAACCCCAAAAACAGAGATCAAAAAAACCACAGTAGACACAACAAAAGAGAATTAA